ATTGGACTTAGCTCCACTTCCATCACTCATCATTTTAGCGAGATGCTAAGCACATGCTGATTATTTAAAAGGGCTGTTCGAGAAAGAATTATGAAGCACAATGCCAGTATCAGAAAGGGCGAACAAGATCGACGGCATGCGGCTTTCAAAGAAAAGATTTGGTTTGGCTTCATCTTCAAGGAACGATTTCTTGAGGTCGTCATGGAAAATTAAAGCCTAGAGCTGATGGACCTTTCAAAGTTCTGCAAGGATCGGTGACAACGCATACAGGATCGATCTCCTAGTGAGTATGTATTTGCAACATTCAATGTTGCCATCTTTCTCCTTACCATGAAGAAGACAATGGGATCGTGGAAGTTTTCACGCAGCAGCGTCATGTCGAGCAATCCTTGAGGCGTCGAAgggcattaataatttttattttttcaagagTAGTTAAGTAATATTTAGATTTCCAAGTCCTATTAAATTGTGTGCGCCTTTCCTAAGAGTCAAGTTGTAGTTCCTAGGctttaattgtattttctattttccaagttCTTTCAATATTTCCTAAGAGCCTCATTTACTCGCTTGAGGTTGTTCCATGCTCGCTTATATAAGGGCATTTCGATGAATGAGAAAGACAGACTTGTtgattgataaatttatttgagcctttggcttgttaacaagaaggagttcttgtttctactcttatCCTTTGGGTGGATTCCCACTGGTGGCGAATATTCTATCCCTTATTTCCTCACTTGTGTTACCTCCTACTTCTCTACGCTTTCTCCCGGCGTCAATACCCCTGGGAGGTGGTTTGTTTTTTGGCAACATCTTCAATATGATCCCCATGACTATGAGCAAAAGCCCCGTCATGTGTTGCTCCGATGAGTGGCGGACACCGACACGTGTGGGACACGCCAAAATACCGCCGGAAGGAGTGTCCATATACGGATTTGGATCGCTTAACATTGAGATTTCCATGACATGCTTAtcattactcaaatcaaaccgtacaaatgaaaataaatggcCAAGAATGAGTCACGTTATTTGTTgaggaggagggaaaaaaattggGTGGAAATTTTGGATCACAACCCTCTCTTAAATCAaaccgtccattttcatttggacggcctaaTTTGAGTAATGGTAAGCATGTCACGAAAACTTCAATATTAAGCAATTTGGATCCGTCCATCTACATAGATCACAATACGGGAGCCGCCATTTGGCGAATTAGGGCATGTTTAGTACAATGATTGGACTAGGCCCAACATGAATTTTCATGCAAGTTAATGGCCAATTTATGTGCATACAAACACCcctttttcattaaaatttgATAAGTAATTTAATGCGCATGCATTTTAGTAGAAAATCCATTTTACTATCTCTTTTTGTATCCAAGTTACACCTCTAATTTTCTGTTACTCAAGCTTGACTTCGCTCTTTTTTTGTCATATCTCTAACTCTCTTATCTCTCGACTTTTGCTCGCTTGGGAGTCGAACGCCGCACCTGTGATACTGGTGTCCCAACCACCCAATCCCTTTACCAGCAAGGCTACATGTCTATTGGCCAACTCAAGTTCAGCACAACTCTTTTCGAGGCACTCATCTTGCGAGTCAAGGCATCATTgtatttccaaattcctctttTGGGAAGAATCTATGGAAAATAGCATGGAATGACGTCGTTTCTCGGAAACTCCTGGAGGTCATCGTCCACCGACTGTGGTAGCCGTCTTCTAGCAATGATAACGAGTTACAACAACCCGACAAAGAGTAACCAGATTGACCCATTGAATATTATGTCATGACAAATGAAGCTTTAATAATATGAAGTTGAATAGCCAATACCTCACGAATTTGACATTTTATCCTATGCCATCCAACCACTACAATAAGATCAGAAGTACAAGAGCAAAACAACACGATTTTGAAAAGGATCGGAAGGATGCACTTAAATTCTGGACAAAACTACATATGGACTCGAAGCCTTAAGACAAGGTAATTTTCTCTGACCCTAAATATTTGGCCAACATAATCGCTAGATCATTGCATTTCAATATGCCATAAGTGTTTCCATAACTACTAGCCTCATTATCATATGATGTCGGCTTGATGGTTTTTCGAAATGATGAAATGAAGTGGAGAATATGACCGCGGTATAAGAAAAAGACAAGCATGTTATCGACCCACGACTTTTCAATGGAAAATGAACGATCAACTTAAACAAAGGCACAAATGCCTTCATACGAGTCGATTTTTACGAAGTTCATGGTGCGTAAAAACCAGCCTCTTTTTCGGTGGAAAGATACGTTGAAGCATAGTCTTTGTGCTTTAACATATCGTTAATTGTTTtactaagaaaaagaaattactcCTAGCACAATAAACATGGTTTTTTCTGGATGACAAATTCCCCAAAGCCCCAGAAAACCGGATATGCAGTACGCACAACTAAAATCGCCTCGTTCCGACTTATTGATTGCTCGTTGCATCTTCTTCATGAACAAGAATCGGGAATACCAATGTTGACGCAAATCCAATGCAACTAATTCTAAAGTCCCCGAGACAGGGCAATACAAACAAAGGGGAGAAAGTCCCTTGCACTAACTTGAGAGATATCCACTCATCTTCACATGAATCCGAAACTATTCATTAGCTTACGACGTTGCAGACGAGTCTCGAGGAAAAGCTAAACGAACACCAACCTGGAACTTTGAGCTTTGGCGCAACGAAGATGAAGACGacgggggggggagagagagagagagattcccgTGCATCAGAAATCAGAGTACAGAAGCCGCCATCCGGCTAATTAGGGCTTGTTTAGTACAATGATTGGGCCGGGCCCGACATGAATTTGGACCCAACCCATTGGGTCGGGCCCAACATGATTTTTCATACGAGTCATGGTTTTGCATTAAAATTTGATAAGTAATTCAATGCACATGCATTTTAGTAGAAAATCCATTTTATTATCTCTTTTTATATCCAAGTCACACCTCTAATTTTCTACTGCTCAAACTTGACTTcgctctttgaaaaaaaaaaatttcaattttcacgcGACTctaaaataaacacaaaagGAACTTAAAATTCagctcaagttttttttttttattatttgtcatatctctcactctcttctctctgacttttgcttTGCACGGGAGTTGAACGCCGCACCTAAGATGCTGGCGTCCCAACCACCCAATCCCTTTACCAAGAAGGCTACATGCCTATTGGCCAACTCAAGTTCAATACAACTCTTTTTAGGCACTCATCCCATGAGTCAAGGCATCATTGTATTTCCAAATGGCTCTTTTGGGAAGAATCTATGGAAAATGGCATGGAATGATGTCGTTTACTATCAACTCCTGGAGGTCATCGTCCACCGGTTGTGGTAGCCGTCTTCTAGCAATGATGACGAGTTACGATAGCCCGACAAAAAGtgaccaaattgacccattGAATATTATGTCATGACAAATGAAGCTTTAATAATCTGAAGTTGATTAGCCAATACCTCACGAATTTGACATTTTATCCTATGCCATCCAACCACTACAATAAGATCAGAAGTACAAGAGCCGAACAACACGATTTCAAAAAGGATCAGAAGGATGTACTTAAATTATGGACAAAACTACAATGGACTCGAAGCCTTAAGACAAGGTAATTTTCTCTGACCCTAAATATTTGGCCAACATAATCACTAGATCATTGCATTTCAATATGCCATATGTGTTTGCATAACTACTAGCCTCATTACCATATGATGTCGGCTTGATGGTTTACTGAAATGATGAAACGAAGCGAAGAATATGACCGTATAAGAAAAAGACAAGCATATTATCGACCCACGACTTTTTAATGGAAAATGAACGATCAACTCAAACAAAGGCACAAGTGCCTTCATACGAGTCTATTTTTATGAAGTTCATGGTGCGTAAAAACCGGTCTCTTTTTCGGTGGAAAGATACGTTGAAGTATAATCTTTGTGCTTTAACATGTCGTTAATTATTTtactaagaaaaagaaattactcCTAACACAATCGACATGGTTTTTTCTGGATGACAAATTCTCCAAAGCCCCTAAAAACCGGATATGCGGTATGCACAGCTGAAATCGCCTCGTTCGACTTGTTGATTTCTCGTTGCATCCTCTTCATGAACAAGAATCGGGAATACCAATGTCGATGCAAATCCAATGCAACCAATTCTAAAGTCCCCGAGACATGGCAATACAAACAATGGGGAGAAAGTCCCCCGCACTAACTTGAGAGATATCTACTCATCTTCACACGAATCTAGAAACTACTCATTAGCTTACGACGTCGCAAACGAGTCCGAGGAAAAGCTAAACAAAACATCAACTTGGAACTTTGAGCTTCGGCGCAACGAAGATGAAGACGACGGggacgggagagagagagagagagagagagagagagagagattcctgTGCATCAGAAATTAGAGTACAGAAGCCGCCATTTGGCTAATTAGGGCTTGTTTAGTACAATGATTGGGCCGGGCCCGACATGAATTTTCATACAAGTCAATGGTTTTGCATTAAAATTTGATAAGTAATTCAATGCGTATGCATTTTAGTAGAAAATCCATTTTATTATCTCTTTTTGTATCCAAGTCACACCTCTAGTTTTTTGTTACTCAAACTTGACTTCGctcttcgaaaaaaaaaaaaagaattcaattttcacGCAACTctaaaataaacacaaaagGAACTTAAAATTCaactcaagttttttttttttttattatttgtcatatctctaactctcttctctctgacttttgcttTGCCTAGGAGTTGAACACCGCACCTATGATGCTGGCGTCCCAACCACCTAATCCCTTTACCAGCAAGGCTACATGCTTATTGGCCAACCAAGTTCAATACAACTCTTTTTCAAGCACTCATCCCATGAGTCAAGGCATCATTATATTTCCAAATGGCTCTTTTGGGAAGAATCTATGGAAAATGGCATGGAATGACGTCGTCTACTACCAACTCCTGGAGGTCATCGTCCACCGGCTATGATAGCCATCTTCTAGCAATGATGACGAGTTACGACAGCCGCAGCTCATAGCAATGGTGGATTCCATCAGCCACATACGAAGACTTTTCCAATCTTAGCATTTTTCGCAAATGGATTAGTTTCAGCCCGATCAAGTTCAAGTTGCACCGGAACACTTGGAACAAATAGCATGTGTGTACGCCCTGTAGtattttgaataatttattcAAGAGTGTATGATATCGATATGTGAGAATATTCATCATATCCAACCAAAAATTGTGGACAACCATCTAAATGCACAGGCTTATCGTCACATGTCTATTCTATTATCGAGAAATAGTGAAAGATTAACGGACAAGTGGACGAGAGTTTGCTTAGTCATTATCGTTCATCTCCCGATGATCCTTACGCATATAATAATACTATGATTACATTTCGACTTTCGCTTTCAAGCTATGCCCTTTTACTTTCCTGCGATTGGACTCTGCAAATTCTCACGCCACGTTCTTCTCAACCAGCTCCTGACAACTGGGATTCCTTCATTCCCTCGAGATCTCATCATTACCCaaagtttctttcttctcctatATAATCATCCTTTCACCAAGCTGTTTTCAAGAACATTCGCCATCTTAACGTGGAGCACACGGCAAGAATGTGCTTGCGGGTCGAGAGAAGAAGCAGCTCAGTCCATGGCAGCCATGACAATCCAGCTCAGGAAGGTCGTGATCAGTTGGAGGTCAGGCCAGGAGGCATGTTGGTGCAGATGAGGGTGAGTTCTGGGACTGAACACCAGAATCTAGCTCAGGTCACCAACATCAGAGTCAAAGTCAAACGTGGCCCTGCATGTCATGAGGTTCTCATCAGCCCTCAAGCCAGCTTTGGTAAGTGAAATTTCCCCACTCTGGAATCCTTCGTTTGGATTAAAAATCTGGGTTTCTTGAACTAAgtgttcttttccatttttggtgATTATAGGGGAACTGAAGAAGAAGTTGGCAGAGCCGACTGGGTTGCATCATGAGGACCAGAAATTGATatacaagaagagagagagaggctcaaaGCAATATCTAGACGTAGCAGGAGTGACAGATGGATCAAAAATTGTTCTCGTCGAGGACGTTTTAGGCCGCGAAAGACGTTGCCTCGAGATGCTGAAGAAGGTGCAGAGAGAGAAGGCTTCAAAGACATTGGAAGGAAGCAGCTCGGAGCTCGACAAAATGAGCGAGAAGGTAATATTCAGTTCGAAGGATTTTCCTTGTTAGAAGATATAGAGACTGATCATCTGGCTCTTTTTCTTGGTGAGATTTTACAGGTATTGGCTCTGAAAAAGGTGGCTTCCGAAGGTGGGAAAGTCGAAAGTATGGATGTCGAGAAGCTTATCGATGCCTTGATGAAACTGTACATAAAATTAGATTCACTTGTAGTTCAGGGAGATCTGAATTTACAGAAAAGATTGCAGGTACATCTCTTAAGTTCCTTTCATATGATGGCCATTTGCCTTTTTCGGTAATGGAATCTGCTGCGCATCCGAAGCTCTCTAGTCATCGCCCAATTTTGAACGCCAAAGTATATGTCGATTCATCGAGGGACTAATTTTCTGCTCATTTGCTCTTCCACCATTGAAGGTGAGGAAAACTCAGGAGCACATAGAGATGCTAGATGCGCTGAAACTGAAGAGTCCGCTCGGACAATCCACGAAACCGACAAAAACGAAGCAGGCCGAGAAGAAGCAGGTGAAGTTTAAAGGCCTCATGCCGGGGACGCATCAAGCACCGAGGAATTCGGATCCGGTGGTCGTAACCACCAAGTGGGAGACTTTCGAATGATGCGAAGATTCAGAAGATCTTATCTCCGCAGCCCGTGAAGTTCATGACTTTATCTGAGGCCTAGTACAGTGGTTCACCAATAATGCAAATGCATCTTCATCTTTCATCAGTTTCATCAAGCAGTTCATCTTCATTTGTTTATGTACCTGAAGTCGACACAGATCGAAAACTTCGAATTCAATTAGTTCTCTTTAACTCGAGATGATCATTGGCTTCGAAAGGAATTTCTTGGACAAAACCTGAATGGAACAGTTACCTTCCTCCTGGTCTGGTTTCTCTGTACTTGATCAGGGGCAGGTATGAGGGGCCTAAAGAGCTGACCTAAATGGAATAATTCTTTAGAATCCCGTAAGTTAGTCAGTCACAACTATAATGGGACAACCAAGTGCTGCTTCAATCAGTAGGAATAATTAATTGATATTCAATCTTTTGCCATCTGTAGTGGGCACCAAATGAGAAAAGACAGGCTTGTTGGATTTAAGGATAATGTTTCCGTGGCTGTTGTGAGGTTACaacctatgtagcaccgacactcctCCTAAGTGAGAgtgtcgtgtccgacaccgacacccgTCCGACACCTCCCGACACCCGTTTCGGTCGCGTTGACTGCGTATCGGCATTTCGACACTTGGTCAATGGGGTCGACACTCTGCCGACACCCGAGTCCGGCGTGTCGGACATGTGAAGttcattaaaaaagagaaaaaacttaatAACGACAGTTTGGACTTTGAAACCCTAGATATTGTAGAACTGCGAGCCCCGTCGTCGTGtttccctttccttctctttgaGTTGTGGGACCGACCCATCTTCTAAAAATTTAGCCTTAACTACTCGACAATGTTAACTTTCGGATCTTCTATGAAAGATAAAACCTTCTAATCTCGTTTGGTATCCTTTTATGGTGCCATGCTTTTAAGTTTTCCAGAATAtgatatctttctattttttacaattcttgAGTTTGTCGAATTGTTGACGTAAGTGAAAGCTCGCCATCTACGATTCGAATCAGTGCATATAATACCTATTtcggctttatttatttttttatatttaaaaaaatatttaatataacgtGTCCCCGACGTGtcggatttttctatttttgagaaatgacgtatcggcgtgtcgtgtcgtgtcgcgtgtcggtgtcagtgtcggtatcggtgctacttaggttaCAACAGAAAAAGACTAGTCGACTTTTCGGAGGGACGCAGGTGATTATAGTGATCTCAGATCACCGGAGACACCTTTATGGGAAAAGCTACTAGAATTAGGCGATGAGTTGATAAAAGAAAACTCGAAATTGATCCGAGCTGCCACCAAACGATTGCTGGACCGTTCGATGTGCAAAGCTATCTTGAGCACGGGTACAAATTCAATCCGGAGTACGAATTTGAAAGGACCTCGACGACGGCATATCTCGATTGTCCATGTGATGTAACTGAAAGAAACCTGCAGATTCTGACTACTGCTTCCAACTAAAATGAATGGAGAACTTGTTTTTGTAAAAAGACGAGCGCCGCGGGGGGGAGGGTGGGAGGGGGGGGGAGGATTCTTTGCTGGCCGTTGTCTATCTCTCTGACTCTGAGGCCTTTTGGGCTGGGCCAAGCACTGTTTTTGCTCTATTGGGCCGGATCCGAGTTGAACTTGGACTCTTGCTCGCCGACGTCGGCGATTGTCGATGGTAGTTGGACATAATCGGGCCGGGCACCGGTTGGGCTGACGGAAGAGTTACCGGTATAAGTAGGCCATGTTCGACATGGAACCAAAACAATCTGTCCACATCGGCCCAAGCTAtaaaagatgttttttttttttttttcgttaaaaaaaccaagaaaatgcACAGATAGAGCCAAAACAGTGCTTGGTTTGCGCTGGGCCGGAATATGGAGCAACTTCCACTTGCCAGCCCAAAAGGGGTTTAAAAAACATAGAAGTAGATGTTTAGGGCCTGTTTGACAAGGATTTCGATTCTCTTATCTTCTttcttgaaatagaaaaaagatgagaaacccGTTTAGTAACGTAAATGATCCTCGATTCTTAGATTCCGTTTCAGGGAACAGATTTGTagcaaaaacaagaatgaaaaaaaaattgattctttatttcaaaatcacttttgagaaacaaaggaagaattacaaaaaaagtcatcAACCCGTTGTAATTGTGTCTGTTCAATCCATTAGGTATGCTAGTGTTGATGCGGTAACGCGGGCGCTAATGAGGCaaatttttactaatattttgttattttgttattttatcttgtgccaattcaatcaatttggcCATCTAGTGCTAACATGGCATAGCTAACACTGATGtggtaaatttttaataatatcttaatatttttatgaattttttatctttttttcttatttttatttgggCTGGTAGCCCCGCTGGCCATCGCCCAaggaaaaatttattaaaaaaattaaaaatactaaatattaaatcattatTAAAAATTCGATACATCGGCATCGGCCaatcaaatggattgaattagcacaattgcaaaggGTTAACgacttaattaacaaaaataaaaagtttaggattgaattgacacaattgtaatagctttagaacttttttgataattttctagagaaaaatgaccaaaattcaagtgcaaattgtccattgagcttatgttctttcttaaggATCTTGAATCTATCTTCATGCTccacgaaaataaataaaatatggaTTGTGCATGATTTGTATTCATGGTATTAGTGATGATATATAGGTTGACTTTATAGTGACAAAACGTAATTATTTgacataaatgaaaaaattaggaagagaaattattctcgagaacaaaaaCTTTACGCAATTgccaaacgcatttctatttcgggaatagaagttttgtgcagttatcaaacgcgttctaaTTCTATAAAACGCGTAcaagaaatgaaatcaaaaaattcaaatttgattagaattgattttttggatcaGAATTGTTGCCAAACGCGCCCTTAATATATCAATAAAACAAACAACAGCAAAGAAGAAGTCGCCATATtaattttgctagcataacaattttcGGGTAACTATGAAAATAACAGTATGTTATGAATCACAAATTCATAAAACAATGGAttccacaataatttttcatcaattattatttatttttggaggCTCGAAACAAAGGTTTATCATAACAGTCACCTAAAGactattatataatcaattcccttTGAATAATCTATCTATGTAGATCTCGATCCTCAACCCCCCCTcttgactaatttttctctcCAGTTCGTCATGGTTACTTCGGTCTCGATTCGGATTCCAATCATACGGTATTATGAGTTCTTATGATTTAAACTTCTAGAACGattccctttttcctccttaaGGCGTCGccgcccaatttttttttctttcgaagcGACTCCCTTGAGGACgagagagctttctctctctctctctctctctctctctctctctctctctctctctctctctctctctctaaacttcTTCATTGATTACATGGACATCCTCCATGAGTTGCTCCGGTCTCGATTCGGATTCCAATCATACGGTATTATGAGTTCTTATGATTCAAACTTCTAGAACGACtccctttttcctccttaaGGTCCCgccatccaattttttttcttccgaaaCGACTCCCCTGAGGAAgagagtgttgacacctaaattttgatttttagaaaatcattcatataagcataaaatgagaattattcataattctcacaaaaaataaattttcgtatgttgcatatttaattttcgtcggtcaagtgtacgtcatgtcGGGTAGGGCCgtagatgagtcaattgagcatgattccaataGATGACCGAattaaaatcgactcgaaagtcaccggagagggtgcagaatttttactataattttggactcaaaacagcccgtttgagctcttaaaatcgcaaaaaggccttaattaattacccattttattagttaaggtccaagcgagtccggaatcacaaaacgagcccacaAAACATTGAAAAGCAGCCCATTTCACCCTcgtcattcatttggccgaaaattgtaagagcctAAGTCcaaagatcagaattttcgatctaacaatcgatatctaattggagcttttgatctaacggtttaaataaaccctacaactcaaagccctagttttctctataaatacatctctatgcctagggttaaagggGGTTCTACAATTCaggaattagagagagagatacgcGAGAGAAGTCTAAGCAACTAGAGGGTGTCTACGGAAGGGATTTCAATTGGTTCCTTTCGGTAGATTTTTGTCCACTCCGGTACATGTGCTTCTTTGGGTGGCTTCAACATACTTTGGCTTTTGATCAATCCTTGCGCCAGCCATTGATGCACCAAAATCCAAGCAGCCGCTGCACTAAAGGACAAATCGCTGCAATAGTGATCAAATTGTTCTACGGAATCGATTGAGTTGCTGCACTGCTAGTAGGTTCGAGGTCTATTTTTGCTGCGAAACAAGGCCAAAAGCAAAAAGGGACTGTTTTAAGGTGAAATTCCAGCTTAGACACGTGCAAAATtttgagagcaaaacaaggtAACTTCGCTACACTTTTTTGGGTTGAATCGACGTTGATAAACATGCTATTTTACTGCTGTATCTCTGCTGTTTCTGCACTgttcacatgtttttttttaatccaaatcaAGCTGTTTTCATGTTATTCGTGCTACTAACACATGCAGAATTTTTCGCGAGCTTAAAGGTGAGACTTTGGACTATTCTTGTCGCTGTTTTGCATGAATTAGTTGCTGTTTGTTTTCTGTTCTTCGGCATGAACACTGAAAATTTTTACGGGAAATTCAAGGAGCAAGTTTTACATATCAAAACCTTGATTTTGacacaaatttcgaaaaaattgacATTAATTGGACTCACTAGacatgttttcagaataaaaagttctaaatctaaattaggaaattttgtttcctagtaggcaacatctatgttaagttggataagcttgtccgtcgccgttcggatacgaccctccaacttagtaaagatgggaatttagttaatccgatctatcgccgtttagatccaatttgctatcttcaaaaagccgaatttagatttatgaatatccttttttgaaaaaatgcaagaggatggggtttgattcgtttcgacttatctggattgctatcttgaattatttgattggattgatattct
The sequence above is drawn from the Rhodamnia argentea isolate NSW1041297 chromosome 9, ASM2092103v1, whole genome shotgun sequence genome and encodes:
- the LOC115737022 gene encoding BAG family molecular chaperone regulator 1-like; amino-acid sequence: MCLRVERRSSSVHGSHDNPAQEGRDQLEVRPGGMLVQMRVSSGTEHQNLAQVTNIRVKVKRGPACHEVLISPQASFGELKKKLAEPTGLHHEDQKLIYKKRERGSKQYLDVAGVTDGSKIVLVEDVLGRERRCLEMLKKVQREKASKTLEGSSSELDKMSEKVLALKKVASEGGKVESMDVEKLIDALMKLYIKLDSLVVQGDLNLQKRLQVRKTQEHIEMLDALKLKSPLGQSTKPTKTKQAEKKQVKFKGLMPGTHQAPRNSDPVVVTTKWETFE